A DNA window from Porphyromonas gingivalis ATCC 33277 contains the following coding sequences:
- a CDS encoding T9SS type A sorting domain-containing protein, with protein MKTTVQQIILCLALMMSGILGGNAQSFWEEIAPPFISNEPNVKYIIPNMGIDSKGTIYVTVTKRIQQGANYTSEQLGIYYRPLGDNEQWWKHDPYFDDKIVADIQTDAYGRVYVCTTSSRDQEYQLYINEQNEWKCIFKTSESTYEHGMAVFRSSTGVTYIGTRHHIFASGVNDFEFNTIYEDSTPMSCRFAEATNSGTIYLALMHETTMSTTILTYQNGEFIDISESELSNSIIASMCSNKEGDIIALVTSYTGFMSGVLAIRKADEGKWQLVGGDIQNAIVQNICMMDDNKIACEVFGTPNGVDGRTRVCVSDASVFDFEWYEDEIYGGLIFDTFFYSPWDKLLYAKVGGIMLRSKESFITSFISPTVVQGVDVYTLAGKIRIESETPVSEVLLFDLAGRMVLRQTIDNKIYSDIDTNGLKRSGIYVVSVRLSSGQVFSHKVQV; from the coding sequence ATGAAAACAACAGTTCAACAAATTATTCTGTGTCTGGCTTTAATGATGTCAGGTATATTGGGCGGAAACGCACAGAGCTTTTGGGAAGAAATAGCTCCTCCTTTTATCAGTAATGAGCCTAACGTCAAGTATATAATTCCCAATATGGGGATTGATTCAAAGGGAACAATCTATGTAACCGTGACAAAAAGGATTCAGCAGGGAGCAAATTATACTTCTGAGCAATTGGGTATCTACTATCGACCATTAGGCGATAATGAACAGTGGTGGAAGCATGATCCGTATTTTGATGACAAGATAGTTGCGGATATTCAGACAGATGCATATGGCAGAGTTTATGTATGTACGACTTCTTCTCGGGATCAAGAGTATCAACTTTATATAAACGAGCAGAACGAATGGAAGTGTATATTCAAAACTTCTGAGTCTACATATGAGCATGGTATGGCTGTTTTTCGCTCTTCGACAGGGGTGACTTATATAGGTACCAGGCATCACATCTTCGCATCAGGTGTAAATGATTTCGAGTTCAACACTATCTATGAAGACTCTACACCTATGAGCTGTCGCTTTGCAGAGGCTACGAATAGTGGCACCATCTATCTGGCATTGATGCATGAAACTACAATGTCTACGACTATCCTTACTTATCAGAACGGTGAGTTCATCGATATCTCGGAAAGTGAATTGAGTAACTCGATTATTGCATCCATGTGCTCTAATAAAGAAGGTGATATAATAGCTCTTGTTACTTCATATACAGGATTTATGAGTGGAGTCCTTGCGATCAGAAAAGCAGATGAAGGCAAATGGCAACTTGTTGGCGGAGATATACAGAATGCGATCGTTCAAAATATATGCATGATGGACGACAACAAGATTGCTTGTGAAGTCTTCGGGACTCCTAACGGAGTAGATGGTCGGACAAGGGTTTGTGTTTCTGACGCATCTGTCTTTGATTTTGAGTGGTATGAAGATGAAATATACGGAGGCCTGATATTTGACACTTTCTTCTATAGCCCTTGGGACAAACTTCTTTATGCGAAAGTTGGTGGGATTATGCTCAGGAGTAAAGAGTCTTTTATAACCTCTTTCATTTCTCCGACAGTTGTACAAGGAGTGGATGTCTATACTTTGGCCGGGAAGATAAGGATCGAAAGTGAAACTCCGGTGTCTGAGGTATTGCTTTTCGACCTGGCTGGCAGG
- a CDS encoding branched-chain amino acid ABC transporter permease has translation MEYLLHLFVLICIYTILAQSLSLVAGYSGQVSLAHAGFYGLGAYTTALMSIHWGTPAMLNIPVAMLLSGGLAWIVARVAAKTVDDYYIIITLGIQVVIYSIMNNWQSVTHGPLGIPGIPAFAIVSGVELESKFAYCLLGVTLASLVWGALHRLMHSPFGRVLIALSEDEVYTKSLGKDVAGAKTVSFVISGMLASIAGVLYAHYISYIDPSSFTVDESIFILSIVIIGGMRNLWHIFYAAAFLVLLPEALRFVGMPSSVAANMRQIFYGLALILVFYRMRTAKPKLFLKVKTQRDTEDNG, from the coding sequence ATGGAGTATTTGCTACATCTGTTTGTGTTAATCTGCATCTACACAATTTTGGCACAGTCGCTTAGCCTAGTGGCAGGGTATAGTGGTCAGGTATCGCTGGCGCATGCGGGCTTCTATGGCTTGGGAGCCTATACGACTGCTCTGATGTCGATACACTGGGGGACACCTGCGATGCTGAACATCCCTGTGGCGATGCTACTCTCGGGAGGGTTAGCCTGGATTGTAGCTCGTGTGGCGGCCAAGACCGTCGATGACTACTACATCATCATCACTCTGGGTATTCAGGTTGTGATCTACTCAATCATGAATAACTGGCAGAGCGTAACTCATGGCCCCTTGGGGATCCCCGGTATCCCGGCTTTCGCCATTGTGTCAGGTGTGGAGCTGGAGAGTAAGTTCGCCTATTGCCTCCTTGGGGTGACTTTGGCGAGTCTGGTGTGGGGCGCGCTACATCGGCTGATGCATTCGCCCTTTGGTCGGGTACTCATTGCCCTCAGCGAAGACGAGGTCTACACGAAGAGCTTGGGCAAAGATGTAGCAGGAGCCAAGACGGTTTCATTCGTGATTAGCGGGATGCTTGCCTCTATCGCCGGGGTGCTCTATGCGCACTACATCAGCTATATTGATCCCAGTAGCTTCACTGTAGACGAGTCTATTTTTATTCTAAGTATTGTGATCATCGGAGGAATGAGAAATTTGTGGCACATCTTTTATGCGGCAGCTTTCTTGGTCTTACTTCCCGAAGCCTTACGTTTTGTCGGGATGCCCTCATCTGTGGCGGCTAATATGCGTCAGATTTTCTATGGTCTGGCTTTGATCTTGGTTTTCTATCGTATGAGAACTGCAAAACCAAAGCTCTTCCTAAAAGTGAAGACTCAAAGAGATACGGAAGATAATGGCTGA
- a CDS encoding branched-chain amino acid ABC transporter permease yields the protein MANVLQVISSIVYALSLYIIIAFPFLDIYLAIRFFHVAHAVSLTLAAYMVYTASVLWGVSLWLAVPLAIAVVVLLMLGINQWVYHPLKRQGLESWQMMIASLGLYVVLQNVISMIWGDSTLSFRTWEIKVGHEFMGAYITDVQIITIVSSVILLLLSHLFMERTHIGRQIKAVASNPELSRVLGISETKAIAWSVGIGTGLAACAGILIAADIDMTPTMGFNWFLYGVVAMIIGGMGRMRYLLLGALLLATAQHLSAYYIDSKWMNATAYVILIVFLYFRPYGFSGKQLKKAEI from the coding sequence ATGGCAAACGTCTTACAAGTTATCAGTAGTATAGTTTATGCTTTGTCTTTGTATATCATTATCGCGTTTCCCTTTCTTGACATATATCTAGCTATTCGCTTCTTTCACGTTGCCCACGCTGTATCTTTGACTCTGGCGGCATATATGGTTTATACGGCGAGCGTGCTTTGGGGAGTATCGCTTTGGTTAGCTGTACCATTGGCTATTGCGGTTGTCGTTTTGCTGATGCTAGGGATTAACCAGTGGGTGTATCATCCTCTGAAGCGGCAAGGGCTTGAGAGTTGGCAGATGATGATCGCTTCGCTGGGGCTGTATGTGGTGCTGCAGAATGTGATCTCCATGATTTGGGGGGATAGTACGCTGAGCTTTAGGACGTGGGAGATCAAGGTTGGGCACGAATTTATGGGAGCCTACATAACCGATGTACAGATTATCACGATTGTGAGTTCGGTTATCTTGTTGCTTCTTAGCCACCTCTTTATGGAGCGTACCCATATTGGACGTCAGATTAAGGCTGTGGCCTCCAATCCTGAGCTCAGTCGTGTTTTGGGAATTTCAGAAACCAAGGCCATAGCCTGGAGCGTGGGAATTGGCACGGGGCTAGCCGCCTGTGCCGGGATTTTGATTGCGGCAGACATAGATATGACCCCGACTATGGGCTTCAACTGGTTTCTCTATGGCGTGGTAGCCATGATCATTGGGGGGATGGGGCGGATGCGCTACCTCCTCCTTGGGGCTCTCTTATTGGCCACAGCACAGCATCTATCGGCCTACTATATCGATAGTAAATGGATGAATGCCACGGCCTACGTCATCTTGATTGTATTCCTCTACTTCCGTCCATACGGCTTTAGTGGCAAGCAACTCAAAAAAGCAGAGATCTAA
- a CDS encoding membrane protein, whose amino-acid sequence MMWISSKRVKDRSAGVATEKENKPRMSKLSKFFLLLGILSVIIFLVFSYFEISQYRILYFITVIAIIAFFIYATRITIKSPFTKERNIWIIVGFSVLILLSIITPLVIPLNFQSQYSFALTMAGVLLTLLGLFVSVQVLIALDRNRTTEIEEYLRELRRIVRNATPGDHVYIIAPTFCPGYIGDNKILLDDLYRIMESQAHKGVVFHWTYLKVGARRRDIPDGAADYIDKAMENCHHWDLIKMFLKEEYNQIKDKHKERSFINGHLDLIYQKGGANQEQDGNNVLAEEGYWIRLLCKITKTGISGCKSYQNDAKESSEDNQSSVCELDKSKYLEYLNDDKTSFAGFFLVANTIKGDYYIGTFIHDDKTKFEGNIFNNKHIKDSMESFIETFCDKNRLNPCPNKSPK is encoded by the coding sequence ATGATGTGGATTAGTTCAAAAAGAGTCAAGGATAGAAGTGCTGGAGTAGCTACAGAAAAAGAGAATAAACCAAGGATGAGCAAATTGTCCAAATTCTTCCTTCTTTTGGGGATACTTTCAGTAATTATTTTTCTGGTTTTCTCTTATTTTGAGATTTCTCAGTATAGAATCCTTTACTTCATAACTGTAATAGCTATTATCGCCTTTTTTATATACGCTACAAGAATAACCATAAAATCTCCCTTTACTAAAGAGCGGAATATTTGGATTATTGTTGGTTTTTCCGTTCTCATTCTCCTTTCGATTATAACACCTTTGGTTATCCCATTAAACTTTCAGTCTCAGTACTCCTTTGCATTGACAATGGCAGGAGTTCTACTAACCTTGCTCGGGCTGTTTGTTTCTGTGCAAGTGTTAATTGCATTAGATCGTAATCGCACAACTGAGATAGAGGAATATCTCAGAGAGCTTAGGAGAATTGTGCGGAATGCGACCCCTGGTGACCATGTGTATATAATTGCTCCAACTTTCTGTCCTGGCTATATAGGAGATAATAAAATCCTATTAGATGATTTGTATAGAATTATGGAGAGTCAAGCTCATAAAGGGGTCGTATTTCATTGGACATACTTGAAAGTTGGAGCTCGAAGGCGTGACATCCCTGATGGAGCTGCAGATTATATTGATAAAGCGATGGAAAACTGTCATCACTGGGATCTAATAAAAATGTTCTTAAAAGAAGAGTACAATCAAATAAAGGATAAACATAAGGAGAGATCCTTCATAAATGGTCATTTAGATTTGATCTATCAAAAGGGCGGAGCAAACCAAGAACAAGATGGAAATAATGTGTTGGCAGAAGAGGGATATTGGATAAGGCTGTTATGTAAAATCACAAAAACAGGGATTAGCGGTTGCAAATCATATCAGAATGATGCCAAAGAGTCTAGTGAAGATAATCAAAGCTCTGTTTGTGAGCTAGATAAAAGCAAGTATTTGGAATATTTGAATGATGATAAAACTTCTTTCGCTGGTTTTTTCTTAGTTGCAAATACAATTAAAGGGGATTACTACATTGGAACATTTATACATGATGATAAGACCAAATTTGAAGGGAATATATTTAACAATAAGCATATAAAGGATTCTATGGAGTCTTTTATAGAAACATTTTGCGATAAAAACAGACTTAACCCTTGTCCTAATAAAAGCCCCAAATAA
- a CDS encoding alanine--tRNA ligase-related protein translates to MITQQEVIEKFFQFTRERGYAKKERSNLISPYFNNEFNLSAGHQYVIPILQNEEKEELIKIAINEICIRRIDLEKLGASNHHLLMFEMGVMGVFGYIDHIKEQLLSILRDVIDLIELLGFDMNQIYFSVSEGASVLHKKYPADTLSYECLLHHGIRPLNIVKTKGRQNFIFSNGVGRPAGNSIEIFYKRGEDFTEIASINIYKYLFSEGKLHPMTNMAIGGGFGFDRITYLLNGYNRVFDTPPFSLFSEQIKDLFRNEMEYRLNQDKINRILELIKTLVFIELDGQKPDNSPHGKIMKGFIDKLKSEINYLELQENDVVEMGVSAVKEHYKSRYLM, encoded by the coding sequence ATGATCACACAACAAGAAGTTATTGAAAAGTTCTTCCAATTTACAAGAGAGAGGGGATATGCAAAGAAAGAACGGAGTAATTTGATTTCTCCTTATTTCAACAACGAATTTAATTTGAGTGCAGGACATCAATATGTTATACCTATCCTTCAAAACGAAGAAAAGGAAGAACTAATCAAGATAGCTATTAATGAAATCTGTATAAGGCGTATCGATTTGGAAAAGTTAGGGGCAAGCAATCACCATCTTCTTATGTTCGAGATGGGGGTGATGGGTGTGTTTGGCTATATTGATCATATAAAAGAACAGCTTTTGAGTATTCTTCGAGATGTGATAGATCTAATAGAGCTATTGGGGTTTGATATGAATCAGATCTATTTCTCGGTAAGCGAGGGAGCGTCTGTATTACATAAGAAATATCCAGCTGACACGCTCTCTTACGAATGCCTTCTACATCATGGTATAAGGCCTCTTAATATCGTGAAAACAAAAGGACGACAGAATTTTATTTTTAGCAACGGAGTGGGGCGACCAGCTGGTAATAGCATTGAGATATTTTATAAGAGAGGAGAAGATTTTACAGAGATTGCTTCAATCAATATATATAAATACTTATTCTCTGAGGGCAAATTACATCCGATGACTAATATGGCCATTGGGGGAGGATTTGGCTTTGATAGGATAACTTATCTTCTGAATGGCTACAATCGAGTCTTTGATACCCCTCCTTTCTCTCTATTCTCTGAACAGATCAAGGACTTGTTCAGGAATGAAATGGAGTATAGACTCAACCAAGATAAGATCAACCGAATTCTAGAGTTAATAAAGACTCTAGTCTTTATTGAGTTAGACGGACAAAAACCCGACAACTCACCCCACGGGAAAATAATGAAAGGATTTATCGATAAACTCAAATCAGAGATTAATTATTTAGAATTGCAGGAGAACGATGTGGTTGAAATGGGTGTTTCAGCAGTCAAAGAACATTATAAATCGAGATATTTAATGTGA
- a CDS encoding ABC transporter substrate-binding protein — translation MKKNRKIFLQVVILAVLIVVAGYFAFTCNQEQEQDNETIRVGAILPLTGNMASLGESGQNGLILAQKYINDENLLKGGKKIEFVFEDGKGIPAISISALTHLTEVQNIDIIFSIVSAVDLSLVSKQKEKGLLFISHATHPSLSDVNNLFFRHSPTVTQEFALLKRYIGLDSASTILLHTSDDYGEALAREFGRNNFIAKENILAFNIGDQNFRGVCSKVIHKKPYRVVIGGNGKELYQLVNILREQGYKNEIITTLGFKVGGAFNQLKEFSNLSYIDFKDNYPSEKYNLILAEYKKIFGKDMTISEMIFFNSALLITEAINRCAREGGIKDIARQLATMGSFEGLGETITISASNDILPDIDIFSVKDKKIKQ, via the coding sequence ATGAAAAAGAATAGAAAAATATTTTTGCAAGTAGTTATCCTTGCTGTCTTGATTGTCGTAGCTGGATATTTTGCCTTTACATGTAATCAAGAGCAAGAGCAAGATAACGAGACTATTAGAGTTGGAGCGATTCTTCCTTTAACGGGTAATATGGCTAGCTTGGGGGAGTCTGGGCAGAATGGACTCATATTAGCCCAAAAATATATCAATGATGAAAATCTACTGAAAGGAGGGAAGAAAATAGAATTTGTTTTTGAAGATGGCAAGGGAATCCCTGCAATTTCTATTTCTGCCTTAACTCATTTGACAGAAGTTCAGAATATTGACATTATATTCTCAATAGTGAGTGCAGTAGACCTATCTTTAGTTTCGAAGCAGAAGGAAAAAGGGCTTCTATTTATTTCGCATGCGACACATCCATCTTTATCAGATGTAAACAACTTGTTTTTTAGGCATTCTCCTACTGTAACACAAGAGTTCGCTCTTTTGAAGCGATATATAGGTTTGGATTCCGCATCAACAATCTTGCTTCATACATCAGATGACTACGGAGAAGCATTAGCTAGAGAATTTGGTCGTAATAATTTTATTGCGAAAGAAAATATACTTGCATTCAATATAGGTGATCAAAATTTTAGAGGTGTCTGTTCGAAGGTTATTCATAAGAAGCCGTATAGAGTAGTGATTGGAGGCAATGGCAAAGAACTATACCAACTTGTAAATATTTTACGAGAACAGGGCTACAAGAACGAGATAATTACGACGCTTGGATTTAAAGTAGGCGGTGCTTTTAATCAGCTAAAAGAATTCAGTAATCTATCTTACATAGACTTCAAGGATAACTATCCATCAGAGAAATATAACCTAATACTAGCAGAATATAAAAAGATATTCGGCAAAGATATGACGATAAGTGAAATGATCTTTTTTAATTCTGCTTTGTTGATTACAGAAGCCATCAATAGATGTGCGAGAGAGGGGGGGATAAAAGATATTGCTAGGCAACTTGCTACAATGGGTTCATTTGAAGGTCTGGGAGAAACGATTACGATTTCTGCAAGCAATGATATACTCCCTGATATCGATATTTTTTCAGTCAAGGATAAAAAAATAAAACAATGA
- a CDS encoding ABC transporter ATP-binding protein — protein MSTLLDIRRINSGYGPKQVLHDISLQIGQGEVVLLVGSNGSGKSTLFKVIYGLLGAWSGEVSFEGGLLQSPQLHTPASRLIGRGLMYIPQKGELYEDMSVRDNLYCSLLHLGYKSEIAQRMEEVLEQMPLLKHRSKQTAGRLSGGERKMLSLAMIMANKPRLLLYDEPLAGLSEDNTEQVLSYIQKLKVQGTSIVLIEHRIRELIDHVDRVLGLKLGTLYTRDLNTLDNIKQFIV, from the coding sequence ATGAGCACACTCCTAGATATTCGCCGTATTAACTCGGGCTACGGGCCAAAGCAAGTCCTTCACGACATATCGCTACAGATCGGGCAGGGAGAGGTCGTACTCTTGGTCGGATCCAATGGCTCGGGGAAGAGTACACTCTTTAAGGTCATCTATGGTTTGCTAGGGGCTTGGTCGGGCGAAGTGTCTTTTGAGGGGGGCTTGCTTCAGTCGCCACAGCTACATACACCAGCCTCTCGGTTAATCGGCAGAGGACTGATGTATATTCCCCAAAAGGGCGAATTGTATGAGGATATGAGCGTTCGAGATAACCTATACTGCTCCCTTCTGCACCTCGGGTACAAATCCGAGATCGCCCAGCGTATGGAGGAAGTTCTCGAGCAGATGCCACTCCTCAAGCACCGATCGAAACAAACAGCAGGACGGCTGAGCGGTGGTGAGCGTAAAATGCTAAGCCTAGCGATGATTATGGCCAATAAGCCTCGTCTCTTGCTCTATGATGAACCACTTGCGGGGCTTAGTGAAGACAACACAGAGCAGGTACTCAGCTATATCCAAAAACTCAAAGTACAGGGAACGAGCATCGTCCTCATCGAGCACCGCATTCGAGAGCTTATCGATCACGTCGATCGAGTCCTCGGCCTTAAACTCGGCACGCTATACACTAGAGATTTAAACACATTAGATAACATCAAACAATTCATCGTATGA
- a CDS encoding ABC transporter ATP-binding protein, with the protein MILQVKHISKAFGDNHVLDGASLSLEFGQISVLMGANGSGKTTLFNIISGFLKPEAGEVYLSDKLIQSLSPYQVARIGFSRTFQDMRLISKLSVRENILLAFSQQRGEAWWRVFFSNREEENKLIQKANEILKTCFIEDVSDSLAGQISYGQQKLLNLACCLASDAPILLLDEPVAGVNPKYRDLLAQVIIGLRNSGKALLIIEHNQDFIELVADKILFLNGGKISEYASYKAFRENEIVQNAYV; encoded by the coding sequence ATGATTCTTCAGGTTAAGCATATTTCCAAAGCTTTTGGAGATAACCACGTCTTGGATGGAGCTTCTCTATCTCTTGAATTTGGACAAATCTCCGTGCTGATGGGGGCGAATGGATCGGGCAAAACGACTTTGTTTAATATCATCTCCGGATTCCTTAAGCCGGAGGCAGGGGAAGTATATTTGAGTGATAAACTGATACAGTCTCTTAGCCCGTACCAAGTTGCTCGCATCGGATTCTCTCGTACCTTTCAAGACATGCGGCTCATCAGCAAGCTAAGTGTCCGAGAGAATATCCTGCTGGCATTTTCGCAGCAACGTGGCGAGGCATGGTGGCGTGTGTTTTTTTCAAATAGAGAGGAAGAAAATAAGCTTATCCAAAAGGCCAATGAGATTCTTAAAACTTGCTTTATTGAGGATGTCTCAGATAGTCTTGCTGGGCAAATCTCCTATGGACAGCAGAAGCTCCTCAATCTGGCTTGCTGTTTGGCGAGCGATGCGCCGATTTTGCTCCTAGACGAACCAGTGGCTGGGGTCAACCCCAAGTACCGAGATTTGCTAGCTCAAGTTATTATCGGTCTGCGTAATTCAGGTAAAGCACTGCTTATTATCGAGCACAATCAAGACTTCATTGAGCTCGTGGCCGACAAGATTCTATTCCTCAATGGAGGCAAGATTTCGGAGTATGCGAGCTATAAAGCTTTTAGAGAGAATGAAATCGTCCAAAATGCCTACGTATGA
- a CDS encoding DUF1661 domain-containing protein produces the protein MAREAKNLRAETKKLWFHFFRKLRPQLQIFWDVFPR, from the coding sequence GTGGCGCGGGAAGCAAAAAATTTACGCGCCGAAACGAAAAAATTGTGGTTCCACTTTTTCAGGAAACTCAGACCGCAATTACAGATTTTTTGGGACGTATTTCCGAGGTGA
- a CDS encoding aminodeoxychorismate synthase component I produces the protein MKAEETIRRMDESGRCGRSFLFAIDFEMDEGIFISEPLNQKEILFDVRGQGNAPTATDTNESKAPVTFIPHPESLETYRHRFDRIRTALMRGDSFLANLTIATPIEMNISLEEVFSRSRASYKLLIPGRLVCFSPERFVKIENGQISTNPMKGTIDASLPDAAGRLLSDYKETAEHRTIVDLLRNDLNRVSHHVRVSRFRYLDELHTNKGRLLQMSSEITGTLPAEKEKRFGSIIQELLPAGSISGAPKEATIEAIREAEGQQRGFYTGVFGYFDGSSFDSAVMIRYIEQLPDGQYLFRSGGGITINSRCDDEYRETQQKVYLPF, from the coding sequence ATGAAGGCAGAGGAAACGATCAGGCGAATGGATGAATCCGGCCGGTGCGGACGATCATTTCTGTTTGCCATAGACTTTGAGATGGATGAGGGGATCTTCATATCGGAACCGCTGAATCAAAAAGAAATCCTATTCGACGTACGAGGACAAGGGAATGCACCCACAGCTACCGATACGAATGAGAGCAAGGCTCCCGTGACTTTTATCCCCCACCCCGAATCATTGGAAACCTATCGACATCGTTTCGATCGGATCCGCACAGCCCTGATGCGTGGCGATAGCTTCTTGGCCAATCTCACCATTGCTACGCCCATAGAGATGAATATCTCGCTTGAGGAGGTATTCAGTCGCAGTCGCGCCTCATACAAGCTCTTGATTCCCGGACGACTGGTTTGTTTCAGTCCGGAACGATTTGTCAAAATAGAGAATGGGCAAATTTCCACCAACCCGATGAAAGGGACCATAGATGCTTCCCTGCCGGATGCCGCCGGCCGTCTACTGTCCGACTATAAAGAAACGGCCGAACATCGCACCATCGTAGATCTGTTACGCAACGACCTGAACCGAGTCAGTCACCACGTACGCGTCTCTCGCTTTCGCTATCTGGATGAACTCCACACGAACAAGGGACGACTGCTGCAAATGAGTTCGGAGATCACAGGCACACTCCCTGCGGAAAAAGAAAAGCGTTTCGGCTCCATTATTCAAGAGCTACTACCCGCCGGCTCCATCAGCGGAGCACCCAAAGAGGCCACTATCGAAGCTATACGGGAGGCAGAGGGGCAGCAACGAGGCTTCTACACAGGTGTTTTCGGTTATTTCGACGGTAGCAGCTTCGATTCGGCTGTAATGATTCGCTACATCGAACAGCTTCCCGATGGCCAATACCTTTTTCGCAGTGGCGGCGGCATTACCATCAACAGCCGCTGTGACGACGAATACCGCGAAACACAACAAAAGGTATATCTGCCATTCTGA